A genomic stretch from Neomonachus schauinslandi chromosome 16, ASM220157v2, whole genome shotgun sequence includes:
- the SELENOW gene encoding selenoprotein W produces the protein MLRSPAMALAIRVVYCGAUGYKSKYLQLKKKLEDEFPGCLDICGEGTPQATGFFEVMVAGKLVHSKKRGDGYVDTESKFLKLVAAIKAALAQG, from the exons ATGCTACGGTCCCCAGCCATGGCCCTCGCCATCCGAGTCGTTTATTG TGGCGCTTGAGGGTACAAGTCCAAG TATCTTCAGCTCAAGAAGAAGTTAGAAGATGAGTTCCCCGGATGCCTGGACATC TGCGGCGAGGGGACTCCCCAGGCCACCGGCTTCTTTGAAGTGATGGTAGCCGGGAAGTTGGTTCACTCCAAGAAG agaGGTGATGGCTACGTGGACACAGAGAGCAAGTTTCTGAAGCTGGTGGCCGCCATCAAGGCCGCCTTGGCTCAGGGCTAA
- the NOP53 gene encoding ribosome biogenesis protein NOP53 isoform X1, which produces MAPGGSDGGSTHCSKSEADSGFLGLRPTSVDPALRRRRRGPRNKKRGWRRLAEEPLGLEVDQFLEDVRLQERTSGGLVSEAPDEKLFFVDTGSKKKELNKKRTKSQKRSLLLKKPLRVDLILENTSKVPAPKDVLAHQVPNARKLKRKEQLWEKLAKQGELPREVRRAQARLLNPPATKAKPGPQDTVKQPFYDLWAKDNPLERPLAGQDTFFLEQTKKKGVKRPPHLHTKPSQVPAVEVTPAGASYNPSFEDHQTLLLAAHEVELQRQKDAEKLERQLALPPSEQPATQESAFQELCQGLLEESDGEGEPGEGPDKGPEAGGEQAAGGEASPAPIRLAAVEKKTEQQRRREKAAQKMRVQQAEVRAARLRHQELFRLRGIKAQVAQRLAELARRREQRRARRLAEADRPRRLGRLKYQAPDIDVQLSSELSDSLRTLKPEGNILRDRFQSFQKRNMIEPRERAKFKRKYKVKLVEKRAFREIQL; this is translated from the exons ATGGCGCCGGGAGGCAGTGACGGCGGCAGCACGCACTGCTCGAAAAGCGAGGCCGATTCCGGCTTCCTGGGACTGCGGCCCACTTCGGTGGACCCGGCGctgaggcggcggcggcgaggcCCAAGAAATAAGAAACGAGGCTGGCGGCGGCTCGCAGAGGAGCCGCTGGGGCTGGAAGTTGACCAGTTCCTGGAGGACGTGCGGCTGCAGGAGCGCACGAGCGG TGGCTTGGTATCAGAGGCCCCAGATGAGAAACTCTTCTTCGTGGATACCGGCTCCAAGAAAAAAG AGCTAAACAAGAAGAGGACCAAAAGCCAGAAAAGGTCACTTCTTCTCAAGAAACCCCTTCGTGTTGACCTCATCCTAGAGAACACATCCAAGGTCCCTGCCCCCAAAGA CGTCCTCGCCCACCAGGTCCCCAATGCCAGGAAACTCAAACGGAAGGAGCAGCTATGGGAGAAGCTGGCCAAGCAGGGCGAGCTGCCCCGGGAGGTGCGCAGGGCACAGGCCCGGCTCCTCAACCCTCCCGCGACCAAAGCCAAGCCTGGGCCCCAAGACACCGTTAAGCAGCCTTTTTATGATCTGTGGGCCAAAGACA ACCCTCTGGAGCGACCCCTGGCTGGCCAGGACACCTTTTTCCTGGAGCAGACCAAGAAGAAAGGGGTGAAG CGGCCACCACATCTGCACACCAAGCCCTCCCAGGTCCCTGCCGTGGAGGTGACACCGGCCGGAGCCTCCTACAACCCATCCTTTGAGGACCACCAG ACCCTGCTGCTGGCAGCCCACGAGGTCGAGCTGCAGCGGCAGAAGGACGCGGAGAAGCTGGAGCGGCAGCTGGCCCTGCCCCCCTCGGAGCAGCCTGCCACCCAG gagTCTGCCTTCCAGGAGCTGTGCCAGGGGCTGCTGGAGGAGTCGGACGGGGAGGGGGAGCCGGGCGAGGGCCCGGACAAGGGCCCCGAGGCTGGAGGGGAGCAGGCCGCAGGCGGGGAGGCGTCCCCTGCACCCATACGCCTGGCCGCCGTGGAGAAGAAGACagagcagcagcggcggcgggaGAAGGCCGCCCAGAAGATG CGGGTGCAGCAGGCCGAGGTGCGGGCCGCGCGGCTCCGGCACCAGGAGCTCTTCAGGCTACGCGGGATCAAGGCCCAGGTGGCGCAGCGGCTGGCGGAGCTGGCGCGGCGGCGGGAGCAGCGGCGGGCACGGCGGCTGGCGGAGGCGGACAGGCCCCGGAGGCTGGGGCGGCTCAA GTACCAGGCCCCCGACATCGACGTGCAGCTCAGCTCGGAGCTATCTGACTCACTCAGGACCCTAAAG CCTGAAGGCAACATTCTCCGCGACCGTTTCCAGAGCTTCCAGAAGAGAAACATGATCGAGCCTCGGGAGAGAGCCAA GTTCAAGCGCAAGTACAAAGTGAAGCTGGTGGAGAAGCGGGCGTTCCGCGAGATCCA gtTGTAG
- the NOP53 gene encoding ribosome biogenesis protein NOP53 isoform X2, with protein sequence MAPGGSDGGSTHCSKSEADSGFLGLRPTSVDPALRRRRRGPRNKKRGWRRLAEEPLGLEVDQFLEDVRLQERTSGGLVSEAPDEKLFFVDTGSKKKELNKKRTKSQKRSLLLKKPLRVDLILENTSKVPAPKDVLAHQVPNARKLKRKEQLWEKLAKQGELPREVRRAQARLLNPPATKAKPGPQDTVKQPFYDLWAKDNPLERPLAGQDTFFLEQTKKKGVKRPPHLHTKPSQVPAVEVTPAGASYNPSFEDHQTLLLAAHEVELQRQKDAEKLERQLALPPSEQPATQESAFQELCQGLLEESDGEGEPGEGPDKGPEAGGEQAAGGEASPAPIRLAAVEKKTEQQRRREKAAQKMRVQQAEVRAARLRHQELFRLRGIKAQVAQRLAELARRREQRRARRLAEADRPRRLGRLKYQAPDIDVQLSSELSDSLRTLKPEGNILRDRFQSFQKRNMIEPRERAKFKRKYKVKLVEKRAFREIQ encoded by the exons ATGGCGCCGGGAGGCAGTGACGGCGGCAGCACGCACTGCTCGAAAAGCGAGGCCGATTCCGGCTTCCTGGGACTGCGGCCCACTTCGGTGGACCCGGCGctgaggcggcggcggcgaggcCCAAGAAATAAGAAACGAGGCTGGCGGCGGCTCGCAGAGGAGCCGCTGGGGCTGGAAGTTGACCAGTTCCTGGAGGACGTGCGGCTGCAGGAGCGCACGAGCGG TGGCTTGGTATCAGAGGCCCCAGATGAGAAACTCTTCTTCGTGGATACCGGCTCCAAGAAAAAAG AGCTAAACAAGAAGAGGACCAAAAGCCAGAAAAGGTCACTTCTTCTCAAGAAACCCCTTCGTGTTGACCTCATCCTAGAGAACACATCCAAGGTCCCTGCCCCCAAAGA CGTCCTCGCCCACCAGGTCCCCAATGCCAGGAAACTCAAACGGAAGGAGCAGCTATGGGAGAAGCTGGCCAAGCAGGGCGAGCTGCCCCGGGAGGTGCGCAGGGCACAGGCCCGGCTCCTCAACCCTCCCGCGACCAAAGCCAAGCCTGGGCCCCAAGACACCGTTAAGCAGCCTTTTTATGATCTGTGGGCCAAAGACA ACCCTCTGGAGCGACCCCTGGCTGGCCAGGACACCTTTTTCCTGGAGCAGACCAAGAAGAAAGGGGTGAAG CGGCCACCACATCTGCACACCAAGCCCTCCCAGGTCCCTGCCGTGGAGGTGACACCGGCCGGAGCCTCCTACAACCCATCCTTTGAGGACCACCAG ACCCTGCTGCTGGCAGCCCACGAGGTCGAGCTGCAGCGGCAGAAGGACGCGGAGAAGCTGGAGCGGCAGCTGGCCCTGCCCCCCTCGGAGCAGCCTGCCACCCAG gagTCTGCCTTCCAGGAGCTGTGCCAGGGGCTGCTGGAGGAGTCGGACGGGGAGGGGGAGCCGGGCGAGGGCCCGGACAAGGGCCCCGAGGCTGGAGGGGAGCAGGCCGCAGGCGGGGAGGCGTCCCCTGCACCCATACGCCTGGCCGCCGTGGAGAAGAAGACagagcagcagcggcggcgggaGAAGGCCGCCCAGAAGATG CGGGTGCAGCAGGCCGAGGTGCGGGCCGCGCGGCTCCGGCACCAGGAGCTCTTCAGGCTACGCGGGATCAAGGCCCAGGTGGCGCAGCGGCTGGCGGAGCTGGCGCGGCGGCGGGAGCAGCGGCGGGCACGGCGGCTGGCGGAGGCGGACAGGCCCCGGAGGCTGGGGCGGCTCAA GTACCAGGCCCCCGACATCGACGTGCAGCTCAGCTCGGAGCTATCTGACTCACTCAGGACCCTAAAG CCTGAAGGCAACATTCTCCGCGACCGTTTCCAGAGCTTCCAGAAGAGAAACATGATCGAGCCTCGGGAGAGAGCCAA GTTCAAGCGCAAGTACAAAGTGAAGCTGGTGGAGAAGCGGGCGTTCCGCGAGATCCAGTGA